The genomic window AGGCGCAGAACGCCCGGCTACGGGCCGACAAGGTCAAGGTCGAGACCGAGCGGGACATCCTGCGGAAAGCGGCCAAGTATTTCGCTGGGGAGACGAACTGGTGAACCGCTTCCAGTTCGTCGCCGACCACCAGCACGCCTTGGAGGTGAAGCGGTTGTGTCAGGCTGTGGAGGTCTGTCGGTCATCGGTCTACGCCTGGTGCGCCGCCGCACCGGCCCGGGCCGAACGGGTCGTGGCCGATGCCGAGCTCGCCGAACGGATCCGGACCGTCCAGGACCCGAAGACCGGTGGTGACCCCGCCTACGGGGCACCCAGGGTGACCGCTGAACTCAACGACGGCGTGCCGGCCCAGGACCGGGTCAACCACAAGCGGGTCGCCCGGGTGATGCGCCACCACGGGCTGGCCGGGATCCGGCCTTCGCCGCCGGGTCCGGACCACGCTGCCCGAGCCAGCCGACCAGAAGTACCCCGTCCTGCTCAGGCGGGACTTCACCGCACAGCGGCCCAACACCATCTACGTCGGCGACATCACCTACCTGCCGCTGCCTGAGGGCCGCAATCTGTACCTGGCCACCGTGATCGACTGTTTCTCCCGCAAACTCGCCGGCTGGGCGATCGCCGACCACATGCGCACCGAACTCGTCGAAGACGCACTCAAGGCTGCCCGCCGTGACCGGGGCAGCCTGGCCGGGGCGGTGTTCCACAGCGATCACGGGTCGGTCTACACCTCGGCTGACTACGCCAAACTCTGCGGCCAACTCGGCGTCACCCAATCCATGGGTGCCGTCGCCACCAGCGCCGACAACGCCCTGGCCGAGTCATTCAACGCCACCCTGAAACGCGAACTCCTCGCTGGCGCCGCCACGTTCACCGACGCCACCAGCTGCCGGCGGGCTGTGTTGCGGTGGGCCACCCGCTACAACACCCGCCGACGCCACTGCTGGTGCGGCCACCAGTCCCCGTCCACCTACCAGGCCCACCGGGCCGCTACGCTGCCAACCGCAGCATAATCAACCAACACCGTGTCCACGATCCGGGGCGAAGGCCCGTCTGACGACGACTAGGAAGGGGTCATTCGGGCACTGTGACGAGGCAAAGGGGATGGCCTGCGGGGTCAGCGTAGATGCGCCAGGCTTTCGGGCCTGGGTCCAAGACGTCAGTGAGTGGGTGGCCGCCTGCTGCTTCGACGGCGGCACATGCCTCCGAGAGGTCATCGACTAGCAGGTCAAGGTGAACCTGCAGCTCGCCTCTGTGGCCCGGCCACTGCGGGGGTTCGTAATCGGAGACGCGATGGAACGAGAGGCGTCCGACAGGCTCCCAGTCCAGCGTCAACCACTGGTCATCACCGGTGGCCGGTGCAAGATCAAGGACTTTCTGCCAGAAGAGTGCTTCCGCTGTGGGGTCCTTGCACTCAAAGACGAGTTACGTGAGGCGTCCGATTGCTGGCATCTCTCCATGTTAGCACGCATCACCTGACCAGCCGAACGGTTCTATCGGGGTGCAGGGTGCTCACCGCGTGCTGCCTGATCGATGGGCCCTGACCGCGTCGCCACGCATCTGATCGACCTTCCCTGTGCGGAGCTGCCGGAGGACTACGTCTTCGTGGCCTTGGACAATCTCGCCCGGATTGTCCAGGACAACGTCGCCGCCGAGATGGTCTTCCCCGCCGACCAGGAAGTCGCCGACGCCCTCAAGGGCACCGAGGACCTCCTCTCGGACACCATCCTCGAACAACTCGGGGAAGGCTCGTCACACGACAGCCGCGGCCACTTGCCGTCGGACGATCGGTCAGAACTGAGCGCCGCCGTCTGACCGGGGCACCGTCTCGATCTCGACCGCGCGAGTGCCCTTCCATGCTGACTGGCTTGGAAGGGCACCCACGCATCATGAGCGGTGATGCCGGAGTCGAGTACACCCGCGGGAGAGAGGGGCTCGGCCTCGGTGCAGAGCCGTCAATCCACAGGCGCCCGCGTCTCGTCAATGTGACCCGGAGAGCGGACCCAACGCCCTGGCTCTCAGCTCGCTTCGCGGGCGCCCGACTCCTGGGCCTCGGCAGGTTCCTGCCATCGACCCTCGCCGGGGGGGAGCCCAACCGACTGGAGCAGACCCGGGAAGAGGTTGTCGATCGCACTGTCGCGGCGCGTGATGCGGCGATGCTTCCCGATGGCTTCGGTGTGCATGAGGCCGGACTCTCGGAGGACCTTGAAGTGGTAGGACATCGTCGACTTGGCGACGTCGTACTTGAGGTCCAAGTCGCCGCAGAACTGCGGTCCGTCGGAGGCGATCCGCTGGAGGATGTCTCGCCGGATCGGGTCTGACAGTGCGCTGAGCACTCGGTCGAGTTCGATGTCACTCAAGGCGGGGTGATGCAACCGCTCTCTGCCCACTACCTGCCCTTTCGTTGATCGCCACCCCATCCTACCGCGAGCACCACGACCTGCCGTGACTGAGCTGGCTTGACAGGACATGGCGATCCGGACGATTCTTATTTCGTCGAACATCGAACTGAGGATTGTTATGCACCCACTTGACGAGTGGTTCCTGCACAGGTTCACAGCGGACGGCACCCGGCTGCCTGCGGCAACGTCTGCATCAGGCGGCGAGGCCGTGACCGCTGACCAGCGGCTGCTCGACGTGGGTCTCCTCGCGCTCGTTGCCTTGGAGACAGGCGACGCGGACCCAATTGCCCAGGCCCGGCAGGCGCTGGACCGCTTCGCTGCGGACGGGAAGGACGTGCCGCCGTCGCTGCTTGACGTGACTGGAGCCGTCCATCCTCTCGGAGGGGTCGTGAACGGTTTCGATCTTGCGGTGTGGGGCCTCGGGGTGCGGGCTCTGAATGCCGACGACAAGAGCGCCCGACGGGCCCTGGGCTTGTTGGAGTCGGTTGGATGGTCCGAGAACTTCACCAAGACCGGTGACGTCCTGGCTACCGAGCGCCGATTGGCGACTGCTGCGGCGGGTGTACTGCTGGCAGTCCGCATCGGCGAGGTTGCGCCGGTCGAGACCCTTGAGCTCTTCTGGGATGGCGCGCGGTTCTGGGATCGTGTCGATGCCGCAGGAACTACGTCGAGGGCCCTGGGCTCGACGACGCACTACCTGTCGTGGGCGCTCATGGCCTGCCGGGCTCTCGCGAATGGCAACGACGGCGGTAGCGAGTGGCAACGTCGTGCTGACAGCATCGTCACGCTGCTGCGCGATGCGGTCCTCCCCCAGGCCTGGCACCCGGGAGTATGGAGCCGCCTCGGACCCGACGGCCGTGTCTCGATGTCGCCGGAAGCCGCCTTCGCCCGCGGTGACTTCTCACCGTTCCCGGCCGTGCTCGCCTCTGACCAGGCCCTGCTGCTGGTGGCGCTTCGGGGACTCGATAGCGAGGAGGCCGGAGCCCTGCTGGACGCCGGTACGGCCCCCTATCCCCATCTGTCGGAGCCGAACATCACGTTCGTCGGGCCGATGACCCGACCGACTCCCGAAAACGTCGACCATGCTCAGGTTCGCCGCGACCTCGGCCTCGGTTCTGGGCCGCTCGTCGTGGCATCAGTCGGCGGCACCACGATGTTCATGGAGAACAAGCAGAACGCCGTCCAGACCTACCGGGCCGCGTTCGCGCGCCTTCGCGAGGATCATCCCGACGCGGAGATAGTCCTGATCGGTCGCGGGACCACGGGCATCGATGACGACGGCGTGCATACCCTCGATTACGTCCCCGACTGGATGCCGCTGCTCACCTGCGCCTCGGCGTTGATCGCGCAGCCCGGATGGATCACCGTCACAGAGATCGCCGCGCTCGGTGTTCCGACCATCTTCGTCCTCGGCGGGCGCGGCGAGTATCACGAGGTCGAAGCCCTGCGCCGACTCGATGCCCTGGGCTTCCCGACCTCCATCGAACCGACAGCTGAGGCGCTTCACGATCTGCTGGAAGACGCCGTCGCTGGCAGACTGGCCGACCGGTGCGCCAAGGCCTTGACCGCGCTCGCGCCCTCTGGTGATCGTGCAAGCGAAGCAGCTGCCAAGCTGATCGCGCAGGTCGCACCATGACCACGGTCGATCTGATCAGACTGCCTGCCGTCACGCGGGTGCTACTCACAAGCGATGGGTCAACGACCCGGTGCCTGCAAGCGATCGTCGGGTCAGAGGTGCGGCTCGATGTCATTGAGGATCGGGCACTCTGTGCCGGAGAGTTCGCCGTCGAGAGGGCCCATCTTGGCGCAGATGCGCCGGTGAGGCTTCGCCGTTCCCAGCTGTTCCTGGGAGACCACGCCCTCTCGAACAACATCGTGCTGTACCCGCCGGACACCACGGAGTGGAGCCCGGGCAGCCCGCTCCCGCTCGGCCTGCAACTGCGCGGCGCGCACACGCTGCAGCACCGGGAGATCCTCGCGGTCGGTATCGACGAGGAGTCTCATCAGGCGTTCAAGGAATACGTCATCGAGACCACGGCGAGCCCCGGACGGATCTACATCAAGG from Actinomyces radicidentis includes these protein-coding regions:
- a CDS encoding ArsR/SmtB family transcription factor, whose protein sequence is MSDIELDRVLSALSDPIRRDILQRIASDGPQFCGDLDLKYDVAKSTMSYHFKVLRESGLMHTEAIGKHRRITRRDSAIDNLFPGLLQSVGLPPGEGRWQEPAEAQESGAREAS